One genomic window of Desulfovibrio desulfuricans includes the following:
- the smpB gene encoding SsrA-binding protein SmpB translates to MSQKTPPSTVALNKKARHLYELSEFTEAGIVLTGPEVKSIRAGKVNFIDSYVDFRQGEAWLVSLHIAPYANAGYVSQEPDRARKLLLHEREISKFAGLVAQQGLTVVPVRLYFKRGKIKVEIALGKGKKLHDHRETLKRRAEERDMARELS, encoded by the coding sequence ATGAGCCAGAAAACACCCCCATCCACTGTGGCCCTGAACAAAAAGGCCCGCCACCTCTATGAACTTTCCGAGTTCACCGAGGCGGGCATTGTACTGACCGGCCCGGAAGTCAAAAGCATCCGCGCGGGCAAGGTCAACTTTATTGATAGCTATGTAGACTTTCGCCAGGGAGAAGCCTGGCTTGTTTCGCTGCACATCGCGCCCTACGCCAACGCGGGCTATGTGTCGCAGGAGCCGGACCGCGCGCGCAAACTGCTGCTGCACGAGCGGGAAATTTCCAAATTCGCGGGGCTGGTGGCCCAGCAGGGCCTGACGGTTGTGCCCGTGCGCCTCTACTTCAAGAGGGGCAAGATCAAGGTAGAAATTGCCCTCGGCAAGGGCAAAAAACTGCACGACCACCGCGAAACACTCAAACGCAGGGCGGAGGAACGGGATATGGCCCGGGAGTTGTCCTAG
- a CDS encoding ComEC/Rec2 family competence protein, with translation MRHPPLQAPLLWQTYLGFWIAGITAAPWPLPSLCCALLLLFVDARLWRAARTALASLCLLAGFLTGYWQLYGCPWQTLLTTEAQARQTGQPPQWLHESAQPPRVCGIVRDMQGLPDNRLRLLLSDVRPADTDGRDGLPSASDAAAIPPDAANSTVRPLPGKLAWTWEAPTAAIGLSPPLPGQTVCLTRRPMPAQGFANEGQTDWGLWLAAQGVRWRMWTLGNQGEPHISGQPTLSARWRESLRQDFVHALFPAQEAAQSHTGGPDETIAADASPPPAHNKPTPYKLSQGKAILLALLFGDRQYLNQQTLNNFASATLVHSLALSGQHLTVAGLVGLLCVLAAARVRPGIYLRRPRAVWALLATLPPALAYLWLGDAPASLLRAAVMLLLLAVYFLRGRPHTTLDVLCAALLCISVVSPLSMLDTGLQLSVLCVAVIGMSLPWLRVLAPEPDAAAQIRQSNGLGRHVNQKIRRGAWVLTRIFLVSLGIQIALLPLNMLLFNNMGHWFWLNVLWLPVADMLVLPASVLGLFLSALGLDLAARAVLDMAALPCQWLTDCLAWLAGANLLQPPALLRPHWTALPAFAALLGALALKAGRADLPRAARRLLLAGALLLCVGPALRTAERLSDHIRLDVLDVGQSQALLLRLPGHVRLLLDGGGSASPRFDPGQALVAPALTYNDAPHLAAILNTHPDLDHMGGLLHILRVFRVDHLLDNGREGKGSWGEQWRAARTAHRSRALVRGDVLILGKPSLGLRLEVLHPPMNEWDAWQGNDASVVARLTQHGRGLALFLGDAERPVLRRLIDNGDDLRAEVVVAPHHGSATGFLPEFYEAVHPGIVAASCGFENRYGYPSQPLRAWCDAAKVPLYFTGRDGAVRIIWPARGDSLGPPAVHSARP, from the coding sequence ATGCGGCACCCTCCATTGCAAGCCCCCCTGCTCTGGCAGACATATCTGGGCTTCTGGATAGCGGGCATTACCGCGGCCCCCTGGCCCCTGCCCTCGCTTTGCTGCGCCTTGCTGCTGCTTTTTGTGGATGCCCGCCTGTGGCGCGCCGCGCGCACGGCTCTGGCCTCCTTGTGCCTTTTGGCGGGATTTCTGACAGGATACTGGCAGCTCTATGGCTGCCCGTGGCAAACCCTGCTCACAACAGAAGCGCAGGCAAGGCAAACGGGCCAGCCGCCCCAATGGCTGCACGAATCTGCCCAGCCGCCGCGAGTGTGCGGCATTGTGCGCGATATGCAGGGCCTGCCCGACAACCGCCTGCGCCTGCTGCTGAGCGATGTGCGCCCCGCCGATACGGACGGCAGGGACGGCTTGCCCTCTGCCTCTGATGCTGCCGCAATACCGCCAGACGCTGCAAATTCAACTGTTCGCCCTCTGCCCGGCAAACTGGCCTGGACATGGGAAGCGCCCACAGCCGCCATTGGCCTTTCTCCTCCGCTCCCCGGCCAGACAGTCTGCCTGACGCGACGCCCCATGCCCGCGCAGGGCTTTGCCAACGAAGGCCAGACCGACTGGGGCCTGTGGCTGGCGGCTCAGGGTGTGCGCTGGCGCATGTGGACTCTGGGCAATCAGGGAGAGCCGCACATTTCCGGCCAGCCAACCCTCTCCGCCCGCTGGCGCGAATCATTGCGGCAGGATTTTGTGCACGCGCTGTTTCCGGCCCAGGAGGCGGCACAGTCCCATACGGGAGGGCCAGACGAAACCATAGCGGCTGACGCTTCCCCTCCACCAGCCCATAACAAACCCACGCCGTACAAGCTTTCGCAGGGCAAGGCCATCCTGCTGGCTCTGCTCTTTGGCGACAGGCAATACCTGAACCAGCAGACACTGAACAATTTTGCCTCGGCCACGCTTGTGCACAGTCTCGCCCTTTCCGGCCAGCACCTTACAGTGGCGGGCCTTGTGGGCCTGCTCTGCGTACTTGCCGCCGCGCGGGTTCGCCCCGGCATATACCTGCGCCGCCCCCGCGCCGTCTGGGCGCTGCTGGCAACACTGCCGCCAGCACTGGCCTACCTGTGGCTGGGCGATGCCCCGGCGTCATTGCTGCGGGCTGCCGTCATGCTGCTGCTTCTTGCCGTCTATTTTTTGCGCGGGCGGCCCCACACAACGCTTGATGTGCTCTGCGCCGCCTTGCTCTGCATCAGCGTGGTCTCCCCGCTGAGCATGCTGGACACAGGCCTGCAACTTTCCGTGCTGTGCGTGGCGGTCATCGGCATGAGCCTGCCCTGGCTGCGGGTGCTGGCCCCGGAGCCGGATGCGGCTGCGCAAATACGGCAGAGCAACGGCCTTGGCAGACATGTGAATCAAAAGATCCGCCGGGGAGCGTGGGTATTAACGCGGATATTTCTGGTTTCCCTGGGCATCCAGATTGCCCTGCTGCCTCTGAACATGCTGCTGTTCAACAATATGGGGCACTGGTTCTGGCTCAATGTGCTCTGGCTGCCCGTGGCCGACATGCTGGTGTTGCCCGCCTCTGTGCTCGGCCTGTTCCTGTCCGCTCTTGGTCTTGACCTTGCGGCGCGGGCAGTGCTGGACATGGCGGCTCTGCCCTGCCAATGGCTTACAGACTGCCTTGCGTGGCTGGCTGGCGCAAACCTGTTGCAGCCCCCGGCCCTGCTGCGCCCGCACTGGACAGCCCTGCCAGCTTTTGCGGCCTTGCTTGGGGCGCTGGCGCTGAAGGCGGGGCGCGCAGACCTGCCCCGCGCGGCGCGACGTCTGCTGCTGGCCGGGGCGCTGCTGTTATGCGTTGGCCCGGCCCTGCGCACCGCAGAGCGCCTGTCAGACCATATCCGTCTTGATGTGCTGGATGTGGGGCAGAGTCAGGCCCTGCTGCTGCGTCTGCCGGGGCATGTGCGCCTGCTGCTGGACGGCGGAGGCAGCGCCTCGCCGCGTTTTGATCCGGGGCAGGCGCTGGTGGCCCCGGCCCTGACCTATAATGACGCGCCGCACCTGGCCGCCATACTCAACACCCACCCCGACCTGGACCACATGGGCGGCTTGCTGCACATACTGCGCGTCTTTCGTGTGGATCACCTGCTGGACAATGGGCGCGAAGGCAAGGGCAGTTGGGGCGAACAGTGGCGCGCGGCGCGCACGGCCCACCGCAGCCGCGCCCTTGTCCGTGGCGATGTTCTGATACTGGGCAAACCGTCTCTGGGTCTGCGCCTGGAAGTTTTGCACCCGCCAATGAACGAGTGGGACGCATGGCAAGGCAACGATGCCTCGGTGGTGGCCCGGCTGACTCAGCATGGCCGTGGTCTGGCCCTTTTTCTGGGCGATGCGGAACGCCCGGTGCTGCGCCGTCTGATTGATAATGGCGATGACCTGCGCGCCGAGGTTGTTGTTGCGCCGCACCATGGCTCTGCCACAGGATTTCTGCCGGAATTTTATGAGGCGGTGCACCCCGGTATTGTGGCCGCCTCGTGCGGATTTGAAAACCGCTATGGCTACCCTTCACAACCACTACGCGCATGGTGCGATGCCGCCAAGGTGCCGCTGTACTTTACAGGGCGCGACGGCGCTGTGCGGATTATCTGGCCCGCGCGCGGCGACAGTCTTGGCCCGCCAGCCGTTCATTCCGCGCGGCCCTGA
- a CDS encoding glycine betaine ABC transporter substrate-binding protein translates to MTRRLFIMVLAIMVLWVWPAQAAAGSKQNKTLKIVYVEWDCATASSNLAKAVLEDKLGYKVELLPVTQPILWTSIATGDADAMVTAWLPDTHAAMYGKVKNQVEMLGKLVGGARLGLAVPDYVPLKSIDELDANADKFKGRIVGIDPGSGLMQLTEKAIKDYDIKQLQLVEGSGTIMTSSLAEAIRKQEWIVVTAWSPHWMFGRWQMHYLDDPLGSLGKEEGIFKVGRKELKKDHPDAWAFLTNFRYEDPSQLQRLMNWNQEKGADPLENARRFMKENPQMVEAWLKK, encoded by the coding sequence ATGACACGCAGACTTTTTATAATGGTTCTTGCCATCATGGTTTTGTGGGTGTGGCCTGCTCAGGCCGCTGCCGGCAGCAAACAGAACAAAACCCTTAAAATTGTCTATGTTGAATGGGATTGCGCCACTGCCTCCAGCAATCTTGCCAAGGCCGTGCTGGAAGACAAGCTCGGCTACAAGGTGGAATTGCTGCCCGTTACCCAGCCAATATTGTGGACGAGTATTGCCACCGGCGATGCCGATGCCATGGTGACTGCCTGGCTGCCTGACACCCACGCCGCCATGTACGGCAAGGTGAAAAATCAGGTGGAAATGCTGGGCAAGCTTGTGGGCGGCGCGCGTCTGGGGCTGGCCGTACCGGATTATGTGCCGCTCAAGTCCATTGATGAACTGGACGCCAATGCGGACAAGTTCAAGGGGCGCATTGTGGGCATTGATCCGGGTTCCGGCCTGATGCAGCTCACGGAAAAAGCCATTAAAGACTATGATATAAAGCAGTTGCAGCTTGTGGAGGGCAGCGGAACCATCATGACCTCCAGCCTGGCTGAGGCCATCCGCAAGCAGGAATGGATTGTGGTGACGGCATGGTCGCCCCACTGGATGTTTGGCCGCTGGCAGATGCATTATCTGGATGATCCGCTGGGCAGCCTGGGCAAGGAAGAAGGCATTTTCAAGGTTGGCCGCAAAGAGCTGAAAAAGGATCACCCCGATGCCTGGGCCTTTTTGACCAACTTCCGGTACGAAGATCCAAGCCAGCTCCAGAGGCTCATGAACTGGAATCAGGAAAAGGGCGCAGATCCTCTGGAAAACGCCCGCCGCTTCATGAAGGAAAATCCCCAGATGGTAGAAGCCTGGCTTAAAAAATAA
- a CDS encoding ABC transporter permease — protein sequence MLPRIPLAQSIDASVDFLVETCSDFTRAGSAAMGTLLDGFENLLMLPQPWLFIILLGLVCWWATRSIKLPAFSMLGFALLWNLGLWEPTMSTLALVLSATLLSVLLGVPCGILAAVSGWGRQIIMPVLDVMQTMPAFVYLIPAIPFFGIGKVSAVVATVVFSVPPAIRLTCLGIRQIPADLVECAEAFGLTRVQRLRKLELPLAMPTIVAGVNQTIMLALSMAVIAAMIGARGLGGEVWKAIQRLQIGNGFEAGLGIVIVAITLDRLFRALAQKCAGQN from the coding sequence ATGCTGCCTAGAATTCCCCTAGCCCAGAGCATTGACGCCTCCGTAGACTTTCTGGTGGAAACCTGCTCGGATTTTACCCGCGCTGGTTCTGCGGCAATGGGCACGCTGCTGGACGGGTTTGAAAACCTGCTCATGTTGCCCCAACCCTGGCTTTTCATCATCCTGCTGGGCCTTGTGTGCTGGTGGGCCACGCGCAGTATCAAGTTGCCCGCCTTTTCCATGCTGGGCTTTGCCCTGCTGTGGAACCTTGGCTTGTGGGAACCGACCATGAGCACGCTTGCCCTGGTGCTTTCCGCAACCTTGCTTTCCGTGCTGCTGGGGGTTCCCTGCGGCATCCTGGCGGCGGTGTCGGGCTGGGGCAGGCAGATCATCATGCCCGTGCTGGATGTTATGCAGACCATGCCCGCATTTGTGTATCTTATCCCCGCCATCCCCTTTTTCGGCATCGGCAAGGTAAGCGCCGTTGTGGCAACGGTGGTCTTTTCCGTGCCGCCAGCCATTCGCCTCACCTGCCTGGGCATCCGGCAGATTCCCGCAGACCTTGTGGAGTGCGCCGAGGCTTTTGGCCTCACGCGTGTGCAGCGCCTGCGCAAGCTTGAGCTGCCCCTCGCCATGCCCACCATTGTGGCGGGCGTAAACCAGACAATCATGCTGGCGCTTTCCATGGCAGTCATCGCCGCCATGATCGGTGCTCGCGGCCTTGGCGGTGAAGTCTGGAAAGCAATTCAGAGATTGCAGATAGGAAATGGCTTTGAAGCCGGACTTGGAATTGTTATCGTGGCAATCACACTTGATCGCCTCTTTCGTGCGTTGGCGCAAAAATGCGCCGGACAAAACTAG
- a CDS encoding quaternary amine ABC transporter ATP-binding protein translates to MAKISVKNLFKVFGPNPEHALQLASKGRSREDILRQTRSTVALRDVSLNIAERELLVVMGLSGSGKSTLLRCLNGLIMPTAGSVLVDGRDIMQMKPRELRRVRQRCFGMVFQNFALFPHRTVLQNAAFGLEAMGVGEALRLKKSGEVLERVGLSQWANAYPRQLSGGMKQRVGLARALAMEPEVLLMDEAFSALDPLIRQEMQEELLTLQQDIRKTIIFITHDLNEAFRLGDRIVLLQDGAVVQTGTPEQILQSPANSHVARFVASADVTHVLTAGGIMKRSEDWAVLGLDGPHSVLRKMAAHSISSLFVIDAQRRFAGILYAADAERMVAQGKTDIAAITQRDITTVAPSTPIAEVMPIMAELPYPLAVVDERQRLQGVIVRGLLLAAMVEGMEAGGQNAA, encoded by the coding sequence ATGGCGAAGATTTCCGTCAAGAATCTGTTCAAGGTCTTTGGGCCAAATCCGGAGCATGCCCTTCAACTGGCATCCAAGGGGCGTTCCCGCGAAGATATTTTGCGGCAGACCCGCTCCACTGTGGCACTGCGTGATGTTTCCCTCAATATAGCTGAGCGTGAGCTGCTCGTGGTCATGGGGCTTTCCGGCAGCGGCAAGTCCACACTGCTGCGCTGTCTCAACGGACTCATCATGCCTACGGCTGGTTCCGTGCTGGTAGATGGTCGGGACATCATGCAGATGAAGCCGCGCGAGCTGCGCCGCGTGCGGCAACGCTGCTTTGGCATGGTTTTTCAGAATTTTGCCCTTTTTCCGCACCGCACCGTGCTGCAAAACGCGGCCTTTGGTCTGGAGGCCATGGGGGTTGGCGAGGCCCTGCGCCTGAAAAAAAGCGGCGAAGTGCTCGAGCGCGTTGGCCTCTCCCAATGGGCTAACGCCTATCCCCGGCAGCTTTCCGGCGGCATGAAGCAACGTGTGGGCCTTGCCCGCGCCCTGGCAATGGAGCCGGAAGTGCTGCTGATGGACGAGGCTTTCAGCGCGCTTGATCCGCTTATCCGGCAGGAAATGCAGGAAGAACTCCTGACCCTCCAGCAGGATATCCGCAAAACCATCATCTTTATTACCCATGATCTGAACGAGGCCTTCCGGCTTGGCGACCGCATTGTGCTGCTGCAGGACGGCGCGGTGGTGCAGACCGGCACGCCGGAGCAGATACTGCAATCGCCAGCCAACAGTCACGTGGCCCGCTTTGTGGCCTCCGCCGACGTGACCCATGTGCTCACGGCTGGCGGCATCATGAAGCGGTCAGAAGACTGGGCCGTACTGGGCCTTGACGGGCCCCATTCCGTTTTGCGCAAAATGGCCGCGCATTCCATAAGCTCGCTGTTTGTCATTGATGCGCAGCGGCGCTTTGCGGGCATTCTGTATGCCGCCGACGCCGAGCGCATGGTGGCCCAAGGCAAGACGGACATTGCCGCCATCACCCAGCGCGACATAACAACAGTCGCGCCCTCGACCCCCATTGCAGAAGTGATGCCCATCATGGCTGAGCTTCCTTATCCGCTGGCCGTTGTTGACGAGCGGCAGAGGCTCCAGGGCGTCATCGTGCGCGGCCTGCTGCTGGCGGCAATGGTGGAAGGCATGGAAGCGGGAGGTCAAAATGCTGCCTAG
- a CDS encoding Y-family DNA polymerase encodes MSSTSSDSPASLWALVDCNNFYASCERLFRPDLANRPVVVLSNNDGCIVSRSAEAKALGIPMGAPEFKLRSQLRALNVAVFSSNYALYGDISARVISILEQCCSLVEPYSIDESFLRLEAPQRANLPEFCRDVRQRIQRWTGITVSVGVGATRTLAKIATHVAKKHPSYGGVFSLVRQERDIDRVLAGTPVENVWGVGRRQARRLWAEGICTALHMKNADDIMLRRLLTVTGWRTALELRGVPCLGNETAPVARKTLMSTRSFAQRIHDKAMLAQALSTFAVRAATRLRREGLVASGLGVHIRTARPGQAAAEERLYDQTAQCPLPLPTADSQMFIRTALEGLDRIFLPGFAYAKAGVMLYGLERADAVQGSLLALAAGIESGGDGRRQSLMRSLDSINNRFGRDTVIFGAQGMGEAPWHMRQEHRSPRLTTCWNELPLARC; translated from the coding sequence ATGTCGTCCACAAGCTCTGATTCGCCAGCGTCTTTGTGGGCGCTTGTGGACTGCAACAATTTTTACGCCTCGTGCGAAAGACTGTTCCGGCCCGATCTTGCCAATCGCCCTGTGGTTGTGCTCTCCAACAACGATGGCTGCATCGTGTCGCGCTCGGCTGAGGCCAAGGCTCTGGGCATCCCCATGGGCGCGCCGGAATTCAAGCTCCGTTCCCAGTTGCGCGCGCTGAACGTGGCGGTATTTTCCTCTAATTATGCTCTGTACGGCGATATTTCCGCACGGGTAATCAGCATCCTTGAGCAGTGCTGCTCTCTGGTGGAGCCGTATTCCATTGATGAATCCTTTTTGCGGCTTGAGGCCCCCCAGCGGGCCAATCTGCCCGAATTCTGCCGCGATGTGCGGCAACGCATCCAGCGCTGGACGGGAATCACAGTTTCCGTTGGGGTTGGAGCAACGCGCACCCTTGCCAAGATTGCCACACATGTGGCCAAAAAGCATCCGTCCTACGGGGGCGTGTTTTCCCTTGTACGGCAAGAGCGCGACATCGACCGCGTGCTTGCCGGTACGCCCGTTGAGAATGTTTGGGGCGTTGGGCGGCGGCAGGCGCGGCGTTTGTGGGCCGAGGGCATCTGCACGGCCCTGCATATGAAAAACGCTGACGACATCATGCTGCGCCGTCTGCTCACCGTGACGGGCTGGCGCACGGCTTTGGAATTGCGCGGTGTTCCCTGCCTTGGCAACGAGACCGCTCCTGTGGCGCGCAAAACACTCATGTCCACGCGTTCGTTTGCGCAGCGCATCCACGACAAGGCCATGCTGGCGCAGGCGCTCTCAACCTTTGCCGTGCGCGCGGCCACGCGGCTGCGGCGCGAGGGCCTTGTGGCCAGCGGGCTGGGCGTTCATATCCGCACGGCGCGCCCCGGCCAGGCGGCAGCGGAAGAGCGGCTTTACGACCAGACAGCCCAGTGCCCCCTGCCCCTGCCCACGGCTGACAGCCAGATGTTCATCCGCACGGCGCTGGAGGGGCTGGATCGCATATTTTTGCCCGGCTTTGCCTATGCCAAGGCAGGGGTGATGCTCTACGGCCTTGAACGGGCCGATGCCGTGCAGGGCAGCCTGCTGGCCCTTGCGGCCGGGATTGAATCCGGCGGCGATGGGCGGCGGCAGAGCCTCATGCGATCGCTGGACAGCATCAATAACCGTTTTGGCCGGGATACGGTTATCTTTGGCGCGCAGGGCATGGGCGAGGCTCCCTGGCATATGCGGCAGGAACACCGCTCCCCCCGGCTCACAACCTGCTGGAATGAACTCCCGCTTGCCCGCTGTTGA
- a CDS encoding LexA family protein, translating into MAFISSSLELLAPAAAVSDHRAGLPLYLAPVEAGFPSPAEDYLDCKLDLHRHMVRNEAATFFLRAHGESMLGAGIHDGDLLVVDRSVEAGHRKVVIAALEGELTVKRLLRRDGRVLLAPENPRFDPIDITESEFVHIWGVVTYVVHKL; encoded by the coding sequence ATGGCTTTCATTTCGTCTTCACTGGAACTGCTGGCTCCGGCAGCGGCCGTTTCTGACCACAGGGCGGGGCTGCCCCTGTATCTTGCGCCTGTGGAGGCGGGTTTTCCTTCTCCGGCGGAGGATTACCTCGACTGCAAGCTGGATCTGCACAGGCACATGGTGCGCAACGAGGCTGCCACCTTCTTTTTGCGCGCTCATGGAGAATCCATGCTGGGCGCGGGTATCCATGACGGAGACCTGCTGGTGGTTGACCGCTCGGTAGAGGCAGGGCACCGCAAGGTGGTTATCGCCGCGCTGGAAGGGGAGCTGACCGTCAAGCGCCTGCTGCGCCGCGATGGACGCGTCTTGCTCGCCCCAGAGAATCCCCGGTTTGACCCCATCGACATTACGGAAAGCGAATTTGTGCATATATGGGGCGTTGTTACCTATGTCGTCCACAAGCTCTGA